A window from Nakamurella flava encodes these proteins:
- a CDS encoding PPOX class F420-dependent oxidoreductase gives MSTSSDSSASSPAGAADFHRLGREKYVEMTTFRKNGVPVRTPVWIGAGNGDLVVFTAPDSGKVKRIRNNGAVELAPCGRRGEVDPDVVRTPGRARIITDPDEQQWAYGRLAESYPFAFRALTFVGAVATLGRRKRCWLRISPVGAAD, from the coding sequence GTGTCGACATCATCCGATTCGTCCGCGTCGTCGCCGGCCGGGGCCGCCGATTTCCACCGCCTCGGCCGCGAGAAGTACGTCGAGATGACGACGTTCCGGAAGAACGGCGTCCCGGTCCGCACACCCGTCTGGATCGGCGCCGGCAACGGTGATCTGGTGGTGTTCACCGCCCCGGACAGCGGCAAGGTCAAGCGCATCCGCAACAACGGTGCGGTCGAACTGGCCCCGTGCGGGCGGCGCGGGGAAGTCGACCCGGACGTGGTGCGCACCCCTGGGCGGGCCCGGATCATCACCGACCCGGACGAGCAGCAGTGGGCGTACGGCCGGCTGGCCGAGTCGTACCCGTTCGCGTTCCGCGCGCTGACCTTCGTCGGCGCGGTGGCCACGCTCGGCCGCCGGAAGCGCTGCTGGTTGCGGATCTCGCCGGTCGGTGCGGCGGACTGA
- a CDS encoding LysE family translocator has product MNTAALLGFAGLCLLLALTPGPDVLLVIRHSTRRRRGGIAVAVGSAAGSIVWAALVAGGLAALLEQSAEAFRLLRIVGGCYLLYLGVRSLLAARHTSAAPVDDPSADAAPARPGRSLVGPFLAGFGSCLLNPKVGLFFLAVVPQFLPDGGSVVQAALVLGVIDALVALAYLAVIAALTTRIVGRLHRPHVQRRIEAGSGGLLALLGAGTVVQAATART; this is encoded by the coding sequence ATGAACACCGCCGCCCTCCTCGGCTTCGCGGGCCTGTGCCTGCTGCTGGCTCTGACCCCGGGGCCCGACGTGCTCCTCGTCATCCGTCACAGCACCCGACGCCGGCGCGGGGGCATCGCGGTCGCGGTCGGCTCGGCCGCCGGGAGCATCGTCTGGGCCGCTCTGGTCGCCGGCGGGCTGGCGGCCCTGCTCGAGCAGTCCGCGGAGGCGTTCCGTCTCCTGCGGATCGTCGGCGGCTGCTATCTGCTCTACCTCGGGGTCCGGTCGCTGCTCGCCGCGCGACACACGTCCGCCGCACCGGTCGACGACCCATCCGCCGACGCCGCTCCGGCCCGGCCCGGCCGATCGCTGGTCGGGCCCTTCCTGGCCGGTTTCGGCTCCTGCCTACTGAACCCCAAGGTCGGCCTGTTCTTCCTGGCGGTGGTGCCGCAGTTCCTGCCGGACGGCGGGTCGGTCGTGCAGGCCGCCCTCGTCCTCGGCGTGATCGACGCGCTCGTCGCCCTGGCCTACCTGGCCGTGATCGCCGCCCTGACGACCCGGATCGTCGGACGGCTCCACCGCCCCCACGTGCAGCGACGCATCGAGGCCGGCTCCGGCGGGCTGCTCGCCCTGCTCGGGGCCGGCACCGTCGTCCAGGCGGCGACGGCCAGGACCTGA
- a CDS encoding ABC transporter permease, translating to MIVVELRKLFRRPRTWGTIVALNALPLIVAILLAVTNLAPRPGRGPAFLSAVLTNGTLFPLAALAIVLPLFLPIAVAVVAGESIAGEAQAGTLRYLLARPAGRTRLLVAKLVAVLVFVLVSVVLVAGVGYLAGITLFDVQPVAGTSVSGTTLTSEQIAVRTALSIGYVTVSMCGVAAFALFFSTFTDSPLSAALGALAVLVGSSLLLTLDAADPIAAYLPTRYWLAFVDLFRDPIRWTEVVDGLVLQAVYVGVLLAAAWANFTTRDVTS from the coding sequence ATGATCGTCGTCGAGCTCCGCAAGCTGTTCCGGCGCCCCCGCACCTGGGGAACCATCGTCGCGCTCAACGCACTACCCCTGATCGTGGCGATCCTGCTGGCCGTCACCAACCTGGCCCCCCGCCCCGGGCGGGGCCCGGCGTTCCTGTCCGCGGTGCTGACCAACGGCACCCTGTTCCCGTTGGCCGCGCTGGCCATCGTGCTGCCGCTGTTCCTGCCCATCGCCGTCGCCGTGGTGGCCGGCGAGTCGATCGCCGGCGAGGCCCAGGCGGGAACACTGCGCTACCTGCTGGCCCGGCCGGCCGGGCGGACCCGGCTGCTGGTCGCCAAACTCGTCGCCGTCCTGGTGTTCGTACTGGTCAGCGTGGTCCTGGTCGCCGGGGTCGGCTACCTCGCCGGGATCACCCTGTTCGACGTGCAACCGGTGGCCGGGACGTCGGTCTCCGGCACGACGCTGACCAGTGAGCAGATCGCCGTCCGCACCGCCCTGTCGATCGGGTACGTCACCGTCTCGATGTGCGGGGTGGCCGCGTTCGCGCTGTTCTTCTCGACGTTCACCGACTCCCCGCTGTCCGCGGCGCTGGGCGCGCTGGCCGTCCTGGTCGGCTCGTCGCTGCTGCTCACCCTGGACGCGGCCGACCCGATCGCCGCGTACCTGCCGACCCGCTACTGGCTGGCGTTCGTCGACCTGTTCCGTGACCCGATCCGCTGGACCGAGGTGGTCGACGGGCTCGTCCTGCAGGCCGTGTACGTCGGCGTGCTGCTGGCTGCGGCGTGGGCCAACTTCACCACCCGGGACGTCACCAGCTGA
- a CDS encoding ABC transporter ATP-binding protein: protein MIRTRGVTKRFGRVTAVDDIDLDVQPGEIYGFLGANGSGKTTTVRMLLGLVLPTAGEVEVLGERMPRGGRRVLPRVGALIEGPAFYGHLPGAENLSLLDASGPNGPRRTRRARIAEVLEQVGLAGVGSRPVKGYSLGMRQRLGLAGALLRRPELLILDEPTNGLDPQGIVEIRDLLLDLHRTGTTVFLSSHLLAEVEQLATRVGVLSRGRLVLQDTFATLTAPTGATVINSPDPDAAVRVLGGAVLSRDGERLVVHGEPDAVNARLVTAQVPVVELVRQRPTLEEVVLAAAGPSADRIDGSGVNAGGPRRGDQARRATG from the coding sequence GTGATCCGGACCCGCGGGGTCACCAAGCGGTTCGGGCGGGTCACCGCCGTCGACGACATCGACCTCGACGTGCAGCCCGGCGAGATCTACGGGTTCCTCGGCGCCAACGGCTCGGGCAAGACGACCACCGTGCGCATGCTGCTCGGCCTGGTGCTGCCCACCGCCGGCGAGGTCGAGGTGCTGGGCGAGCGGATGCCGCGCGGCGGCCGCCGGGTCCTCCCCCGCGTCGGGGCGCTCATCGAGGGCCCGGCCTTCTACGGGCACCTGCCCGGGGCCGAGAACCTCTCGCTGCTGGACGCCTCCGGCCCGAACGGCCCCCGTCGCACCCGACGGGCCCGCATCGCCGAGGTCCTGGAACAGGTCGGGCTGGCCGGAGTCGGGTCCCGCCCGGTGAAGGGCTACTCGCTGGGCATGCGGCAGCGGCTCGGGCTGGCCGGGGCGCTGCTGCGGCGGCCCGAGCTGCTGATCCTCGACGAACCGACCAACGGCCTGGACCCGCAGGGCATCGTCGAGATCCGCGACCTGCTGCTCGACCTGCACCGCACCGGCACCACCGTCTTCCTGTCCAGTCACCTGCTGGCCGAGGTCGAGCAGCTGGCCACCCGGGTCGGGGTGCTGTCCCGCGGGCGGCTCGTCCTGCAGGACACCTTCGCGACGCTGACCGCCCCGACCGGCGCCACCGTCATCAACAGCCCGGACCCGGACGCCGCCGTCCGGGTCCTGGGCGGCGCCGTGCTGTCCCGGGACGGGGAGCGGCTCGTCGTCCACGGCGAGCCCGACGCCGTCAACGCCCGCCTGGTGACCGCCCAGGTGCCGGTCGTCGAACTGGTGCGGCAGCGACCGACGCTGGAGGAGGTCGTGCTCGCCGCCGCCGGACCGAGCGCCGACCGGATCGACGGTTCCGGGGTCAACGCCGGCGGGCCCCGCCGCGGCGACCAGGCCAGGAGGGCAACCGGATGA
- a CDS encoding helix-turn-helix domain-containing protein translates to MALQSVAALLIEPIGMFEYGLAHEVFGLDRTASGVPRVEFSAVSEQLGRPLRVTGTDVVHLTAQHGLDRLAEVDLIVVCATAATEYSPAVLDALRGAHERGAIILTVCSGVAVLAATGLLDGRTAACHWYHADYLERTFPQVNLDADVLFVDDGTIVTSAGTSAGIDAALHLVRRELGSAAAIAIARRMVVPPQRDGGQRQYIDRPVPECQADSLAPLLAWVTERLDEPHSAATLARRAAMSERTFARRFVAETGTTPYQWLTSQRVLAARTLLEESDLSVEQIASRVGFSSAVLLRDHFRKILGVAPAEYRRRFTARVPA, encoded by the coding sequence ATGGCTCTGCAGTCCGTCGCCGCCCTGCTCATCGAACCCATCGGCATGTTCGAGTACGGCCTGGCCCATGAGGTGTTCGGCCTCGACCGCACCGCTTCCGGCGTGCCCCGCGTCGAGTTCTCTGCGGTCTCCGAACAACTGGGGCGGCCCCTGCGGGTCACCGGCACGGACGTCGTCCATCTGACCGCCCAGCACGGTCTCGACCGGCTCGCCGAGGTCGACCTCATCGTCGTCTGCGCCACCGCCGCGACCGAGTACAGCCCGGCCGTCCTGGACGCGCTGCGCGGGGCCCACGAGCGTGGGGCCATCATCCTGACCGTCTGTTCCGGGGTGGCCGTGCTGGCCGCGACCGGCCTGCTCGACGGGCGGACCGCCGCCTGCCACTGGTACCACGCGGACTACCTGGAGCGGACGTTTCCCCAGGTCAACCTGGACGCCGACGTGCTGTTCGTCGACGACGGCACCATCGTCACCAGCGCCGGGACGTCGGCCGGGATCGACGCCGCCTTGCACCTGGTCCGTCGCGAACTGGGGTCGGCCGCGGCCATCGCCATCGCCCGGCGGATGGTCGTGCCCCCGCAGCGCGACGGCGGCCAACGCCAGTACATCGACCGCCCGGTGCCCGAATGTCAGGCCGACAGCCTCGCCCCGCTGCTGGCCTGGGTCACCGAGCGGCTCGACGAACCGCACAGCGCGGCGACGCTGGCCCGCCGGGCGGCCATGAGCGAGCGGACGTTCGCCCGCCGGTTCGTCGCCGAGACGGGCACCACGCCGTACCAGTGGCTGACCTCGCAGCGGGTGCTGGCCGCCCGCACCCTGCTGGAGGAGTCGGACCTGTCGGTGGAGCAGATCGCCTCCCGGGTCGGGTTCTCGTCGGCGGTGCTGCTGCGCGACCATTTCCGCAAGATCCTCGGGGTCGCGCCGGCCGAGTACCGCCGTCGGTTCACCGCCCGCGTGCCCGCCTGA
- a CDS encoding ATP-binding protein has product MDDSDLAAVLSLLRRLGGEPSHIEAKKAEGGLPKSLRETLSAFANTDGGSIILGVDESAGFAVINLADPMGLRDGLVQMARDDITPALQIAAEVTELEGHLVVAAEVPAAPSDARPVYVTAQGLATGSYIRGGDGDRRMTQAEIALSVAGRGQPVYDREPVLGSSRADLDVDQLQRTLRRIRSSGHRWAAQADDTALTHRLGITTGSDEDAPLTLAGLLCYGLFPQQFFPQLMLSVVVHPPQDSESVRFIDNQTVRGAIPEMVENALRVIQRNTAVRSTISERGGRQDEPDYPAVAVREALVNALLHRDYSPTTRGTQVQVDITPEQLKITSPGGLFGGVLIESLGDEGISSSRNATLASLLSETYLPSSDDLVCENRATGIPSMMAAARRRGISPPHFSTTISRFVVSMDRSELLGPTTQKWIDSLRANLPTNHHRIAIALLRSGPVTNEMLRQWGIDRIQAGAVLRDIVDQNLAIRDGGRRYARYTLAPGSPADSQPDLFGEVSPLRQAEGRTASLIGALVKRGTAKAADLVQDTGLSRTAVVNQLNKLIESGAVEAIGHARSPTRTYRWATDTPTPTDR; this is encoded by the coding sequence ATGGACGACTCCGACCTTGCTGCCGTCCTATCGCTTCTTCGCCGACTGGGCGGGGAACCCAGCCACATCGAGGCCAAGAAGGCCGAGGGTGGCCTCCCCAAGTCTCTTCGCGAGACCCTGTCTGCCTTTGCCAACACCGATGGTGGCTCCATCATCCTGGGCGTCGACGAGTCCGCTGGCTTCGCAGTCATCAACCTGGCGGACCCCATGGGACTTCGAGACGGCCTCGTCCAGATGGCGCGGGACGACATCACACCAGCACTCCAGATCGCTGCTGAGGTGACGGAGCTGGAGGGACACCTGGTTGTTGCTGCCGAAGTGCCAGCGGCTCCGTCAGATGCCCGGCCGGTGTACGTCACCGCCCAGGGCCTCGCCACCGGCTCGTACATCCGAGGCGGCGACGGTGACAGACGCATGACACAGGCCGAGATTGCTTTGAGCGTTGCCGGACGGGGCCAGCCCGTCTATGACCGCGAACCGGTGCTGGGTTCCAGCAGGGCAGATCTGGATGTGGACCAATTGCAGCGGACGCTCCGCCGAATTCGTAGCTCGGGGCACCGGTGGGCGGCCCAGGCAGACGACACCGCGCTGACGCACCGGCTCGGCATCACGACAGGTTCGGATGAGGACGCGCCGCTGACGCTGGCCGGCCTCCTGTGTTATGGATTGTTTCCTCAGCAGTTCTTTCCGCAGCTCATGTTGTCAGTGGTCGTACACCCTCCGCAGGACTCAGAGTCCGTGCGATTCATCGACAACCAGACTGTGAGGGGGGCTATTCCTGAAATGGTCGAGAACGCCCTCCGAGTCATCCAGCGGAACACGGCCGTCAGGTCGACGATCAGCGAACGCGGTGGGCGGCAGGATGAGCCGGACTACCCTGCCGTCGCAGTGCGCGAAGCGCTCGTGAACGCTCTCCTCCATCGCGACTACAGCCCGACCACGCGAGGGACACAGGTTCAGGTCGACATCACGCCTGAGCAGCTGAAAATCACGAGTCCGGGGGGGCTTTTCGGAGGCGTGCTGATCGAGTCACTGGGGGACGAGGGCATCTCGTCATCCCGCAATGCGACCCTCGCCAGTCTCCTATCGGAGACCTACCTGCCGAGTTCCGATGACCTGGTCTGCGAGAATCGCGCGACTGGGATCCCCTCGATGATGGCGGCGGCAAGACGCCGCGGAATTTCGCCTCCGCACTTTTCCACGACAATCTCGCGATTTGTGGTTTCAATGGATCGTTCCGAGTTGCTCGGTCCCACAACACAGAAGTGGATCGATTCTCTGCGCGCAAACCTCCCGACCAATCACCACCGAATCGCCATCGCACTGCTGCGATCAGGGCCGGTCACCAACGAGATGCTGCGACAGTGGGGCATCGATCGAATTCAGGCCGGCGCCGTTCTGCGAGACATCGTCGACCAGAACCTGGCCATCAGAGACGGAGGGCGCCGATACGCGAGGTACACCTTGGCTCCGGGATCTCCGGCCGACTCACAGCCAGACCTTTTCGGGGAGGTTTCGCCACTCAGGCAGGCGGAAGGCCGGACCGCCTCGCTGATCGGCGCCCTGGTCAAACGCGGAACAGCCAAAGCTGCCGATCTCGTCCAGGACACCGGACTGAGCCGCACTGCAGTGGTCAATCAACTCAACAAGCTCATCGAGTCCGGTGCTGTCGAAGCGATCGGTCATGCTCGTAGTCCAACGCGTACCTACCGCTGGGCGACAGATACGCCCACCCCGACTGATCGTTGA
- a CDS encoding CorA family divalent cation transporter, with translation MIVDCAVYRDGRRRQSGPMPVEEIASQREVGDFVWLGTMDPTPRELDQIRAVFGLHELAVEDAQEFHLRPKIEQFDATRESGEPVQLIILRTARYDDDREEIDFGEISVFVADDFVITVRQGAASDLRGARARLERRPELLRTGTQAVVWAILDTVVDGYAPVIAEVERDIEQLEATVFSGAVAPTERIYHLRREVSDFYRAVHPLQAVVTTVERSEPEPLAPYLRDVADNLALVNEEVAAQRDLLSTVLQANIAVMSAEQTAVGVQQNATIETLTKLSTIFLPLTFVTGFFGQNFGWLVDHIGSGQSFFLYGLGALVLPSVALLTWFRITARRRARAVPTLAAIVPPS, from the coding sequence GTGATCGTCGACTGCGCCGTCTACCGCGACGGGAGGCGCCGGCAGTCCGGGCCGATGCCGGTGGAGGAGATCGCGTCGCAGCGGGAGGTCGGCGACTTCGTCTGGCTCGGCACCATGGACCCGACCCCGCGGGAGCTGGACCAGATCCGGGCGGTGTTCGGCCTGCACGAACTGGCGGTCGAGGACGCGCAGGAGTTCCACCTGCGACCCAAGATCGAGCAGTTCGACGCGACCCGCGAATCCGGCGAACCGGTGCAGCTGATCATCCTGCGGACCGCCCGGTACGACGACGACCGGGAGGAGATCGACTTCGGCGAGATCAGCGTGTTCGTCGCCGACGACTTCGTCATCACCGTCCGGCAGGGCGCGGCCAGCGATCTGCGCGGCGCGCGGGCCCGCCTGGAACGCCGCCCGGAACTGCTGCGCACCGGCACCCAGGCGGTGGTGTGGGCGATCCTGGACACCGTCGTCGACGGATACGCCCCGGTGATCGCCGAGGTCGAGCGGGACATCGAACAGCTGGAGGCGACGGTGTTCTCGGGCGCCGTGGCCCCGACCGAGCGCATCTACCACCTGCGCCGCGAGGTCTCCGACTTCTACCGGGCCGTGCACCCGCTGCAGGCCGTGGTCACCACGGTGGAACGCTCCGAACCCGAACCGCTCGCCCCCTACCTGCGGGACGTCGCCGACAACCTGGCCCTGGTCAACGAGGAGGTCGCGGCTCAGCGCGATCTGCTCTCGACCGTGCTGCAGGCCAACATCGCGGTGATGTCGGCCGAGCAGACCGCGGTCGGCGTGCAGCAGAACGCGACCATCGAGACGCTCACCAAGCTGTCGACGATCTTCCTGCCGCTGACGTTCGTCACCGGGTTCTTCGGCCAGAACTTCGGCTGGCTCGTCGACCACATCGGCAGCGGCCAGTCGTTCTTCCTCTACGGCCTCGGCGCGCTGGTGCTGCCGTCGGTGGCGCTGCTGACGTGGTTCCGGATCACCGCACGCCGCCGCGCCCGGGCCGTCCCCACCCTGGCCGCGATCGTGCCGCCGTCCTGA
- the hisC gene encoding histidinol-phosphate transaminase, with amino-acid sequence MAVRIRTVLSTLPSYAPGRTVPGAIKLASNELSFPTLPAVSEAIAAAVGADTGTAGINRYPDNGAASLVELLAEQLDAPADAVLTGNGSVALCQQLVQAVAGDGDEVVFGWRSFEAYPIVTQITGARPVLVPNTADHRLDLAALAAAVTDATRLMFVCTPNNPTGTALTQTEVVELLDAVPDDVLVVIDQAYREFDRSTDPVDGVKLALSRPNVVALGTLSKAYGLAGVRVGYAVSTPETISALRKVAIPFALSSIGQVAAIAALKARDELVPRWEQVVSERSRVVAALTAGGYEIPPTEANFVWLPLREDAKAFAEHCETHKVVVRAFPDAAGGVRVTIGSPEENDAFLAAAAAWTGRRSSD; translated from the coding sequence GTGGCAGTGCGCATCCGGACGGTCCTGTCCACCCTCCCGTCCTACGCGCCCGGCCGGACGGTGCCCGGGGCGATCAAGCTGGCGTCCAACGAGTTGTCGTTCCCGACGCTGCCGGCCGTGAGCGAGGCCATCGCCGCGGCGGTCGGCGCCGACACCGGCACGGCCGGGATCAACCGCTACCCGGACAACGGGGCCGCCTCCCTGGTGGAGCTGCTCGCCGAGCAACTGGACGCCCCGGCCGACGCGGTGCTGACGGGCAACGGGTCGGTGGCGCTGTGCCAGCAGCTGGTGCAGGCGGTGGCCGGCGACGGCGACGAGGTCGTGTTCGGGTGGCGCTCGTTCGAGGCGTACCCGATCGTCACGCAGATCACCGGCGCCCGGCCGGTCCTGGTGCCCAACACCGCCGACCACCGGCTGGACCTCGCGGCCCTGGCCGCCGCCGTCACCGATGCGACCCGGCTGATGTTCGTCTGCACCCCGAACAACCCGACCGGCACCGCACTGACGCAGACCGAGGTGGTCGAGCTCCTCGACGCCGTCCCCGACGACGTGCTCGTCGTCATCGACCAGGCCTACCGCGAATTCGACCGGTCGACCGATCCCGTCGACGGGGTGAAATTGGCCCTGAGCAGGCCGAACGTCGTGGCCCTGGGCACGCTGTCCAAGGCCTACGGATTGGCCGGCGTGCGGGTCGGGTACGCGGTGAGCACCCCGGAGACCATCTCTGCGCTGCGGAAGGTCGCCATCCCGTTCGCGCTGTCCAGCATCGGCCAGGTCGCGGCCATCGCCGCGCTGAAGGCCCGGGACGAACTGGTGCCCCGCTGGGAGCAGGTGGTGTCCGAACGTTCCCGGGTGGTCGCCGCGCTGACCGCCGGCGGTTACGAGATCCCGCCCACCGAGGCCAACTTCGTCTGGCTGCCGCTGCGGGAGGACGCCAAGGCGTTCGCGGAGCACTGCGAGACCCACAAGGTCGTCGTCCGCGCCTTCCCCGACGCCGCCGGCGGGGTGCGGGTGACCATCGGCAGCCCCGAGGAGAACGACGCGTTCCTGGCCGCCGCGGCAGCGTGGACAGGGCGGCGGTCCAGCGACTGA
- a CDS encoding NAD(P)/FAD-dependent oxidoreductase, which produces MRIAVIGSGVAGLTSAYLLRRVGEVHLFEADGRLGGHAHTHEVPLRDGRVAGLDSGFLVHNDRTYPNLLRLFAELEVPTQDAEMSMSVCCDGCGLEYAGAKGLSGLFARPSSLARPRYLAMLLQVKRFHARARQLLDDESPTADAVTLDEFVRTNRFGTYFTTHFLYPLVAAVWSCGFDGARTYPARYLFRFLDNHGMLTVTGSPQWRTVTGGSRTYVERVAKQLSSVATATPIRAVTRHADGVELRDETDEVHRFDRVVLATHPDQALAMLADATADEQRLLSRFGYVPSTAFLHTDGSLLPSAPRARSSWNYRMASCASDDQRVHISYDLNRLQRVDDRDDHVVTLNPDHEIDPARVLARMEYAHPTYTPDSVAAQREIGVLNTDRTAFAGAWQGWGFHEDGCASGVRAAAAFGAGWNVG; this is translated from the coding sequence GTGCGCATCGCGGTCATCGGGAGCGGGGTCGCCGGGCTGACCTCGGCCTATCTGCTGCGACGGGTCGGTGAGGTCCATCTGTTCGAGGCCGACGGCCGGTTGGGCGGGCACGCCCACACCCACGAGGTGCCGCTCCGCGACGGCCGGGTCGCCGGCCTGGACAGCGGGTTCCTGGTCCACAACGACCGCACCTACCCGAACCTGCTGCGACTCTTCGCCGAGCTCGAGGTGCCCACCCAGGACGCCGAGATGTCGATGAGCGTCTGCTGCGACGGGTGCGGGCTGGAGTACGCCGGCGCCAAAGGGCTCAGCGGCCTCTTCGCCCGCCCGTCGTCCCTGGCCCGTCCCCGTTACCTGGCCATGTTGCTGCAGGTCAAGCGCTTCCACGCGCGGGCCCGCCAGCTCCTGGACGACGAGTCGCCGACCGCCGACGCGGTCACTCTCGACGAGTTCGTCCGGACGAACCGCTTCGGCACCTACTTCACCACCCACTTCCTGTATCCGCTGGTCGCGGCGGTCTGGTCGTGCGGGTTCGACGGGGCCCGCACCTACCCGGCGCGCTACCTGTTCCGCTTCCTGGACAACCACGGGATGCTCACGGTCACCGGGTCGCCGCAGTGGCGGACCGTCACCGGCGGGTCCCGGACGTACGTGGAGCGGGTGGCCAAGCAGCTGTCGTCGGTCGCGACGGCGACCCCGATCCGCGCCGTCACCCGGCACGCCGACGGGGTCGAGCTCCGCGACGAGACCGACGAGGTGCACCGCTTCGACCGGGTGGTCCTGGCCACCCATCCCGATCAGGCCCTGGCGATGCTGGCCGACGCAACGGCCGACGAGCAGCGGCTGCTGTCCCGCTTCGGCTACGTCCCGTCCACCGCGTTCCTGCACACCGACGGGTCGCTGCTGCCGTCGGCGCCGCGGGCCCGGTCGTCGTGGAACTACCGGATGGCCTCCTGTGCCTCCGACGACCAGCGCGTGCACATCAGCTACGACCTCAACCGGTTGCAGCGGGTCGACGACCGTGACGACCACGTCGTCACCCTGAACCCCGATCACGAGATCGACCCGGCCCGGGTGCTGGCCCGCATGGAGTACGCGCATCCGACCTACACGCCGGACAGCGTGGCCGCCCAGCGGGAGATCGGCGTACTGAACACCGACCGGACCGCGTTCGCCGGGGCCTGGCAGGGCTGGGGTTTCCATGAGGACGGGTGCGCGTCCGGGGTGCGCGCGGCGGCGGCGTTCGGGGCGGGGTGGAACGTCGGGTGA
- a CDS encoding lipase family alpha/beta hydrolase produces MFSGLAPARRRLLIAVLAMVTVAVVTLGVLLVVPAVRDEGRPTDQAAPGPVLLVPGYGGSTGSLAGLAAELTAAGRDTAVVPLPGDGRGDLTEASAALGRAVDAAKERTGATTVDVIGYSAGGVVARLWVTSGGAASARRVITLGSPHHGTDLAGAATDLVTSACPLACQQLAPDSDLLRRLNVDETPTGPTWVSIWTDQDEVVTPPDSAVLEGAVNIEVQAVCADAVVDHGGLVGDPLVRAMVLAELAPGDPVPLGPGDCQRLQAAG; encoded by the coding sequence GTGTTCTCCGGACTCGCACCCGCCCGCCGTCGCCTGCTGATCGCCGTCCTTGCCATGGTGACGGTGGCCGTGGTGACCCTCGGGGTGCTTCTGGTGGTGCCCGCGGTGCGGGACGAGGGGCGGCCGACCGACCAGGCGGCGCCCGGTCCGGTGTTGCTCGTCCCCGGGTACGGCGGGTCGACCGGGTCGCTGGCCGGATTGGCTGCGGAACTGACCGCCGCCGGCCGGGACACCGCCGTGGTCCCACTGCCGGGGGACGGTCGCGGCGACCTGACCGAGGCGTCGGCGGCCCTGGGGCGGGCGGTGGACGCGGCGAAGGAACGCACCGGCGCGACGACCGTCGACGTCATCGGGTACTCGGCCGGCGGGGTGGTGGCCCGGCTGTGGGTCACGTCCGGCGGGGCCGCATCGGCCCGTCGGGTGATCACGCTGGGCTCGCCGCACCACGGCACCGACCTGGCCGGCGCGGCGACCGACCTGGTGACCAGCGCCTGCCCGCTGGCCTGCCAGCAGCTGGCCCCGGACAGCGACCTGCTGCGTCGGCTCAACGTCGACGAGACCCCGACCGGCCCGACCTGGGTGTCCATCTGGACCGACCAGGACGAGGTGGTGACCCCGCCGGACTCGGCCGTGCTGGAGGGCGCGGTCAACATCGAAGTGCAGGCGGTGTGCGCGGACGCGGTGGTCGACCACGGCGGTCTCGTCGGCGACCCCCTCGTCCGCGCGATGGTGCTGGCCGAGTTGGCTCCGGGTGATCCGGTGCCGCTGGGTCCGGGCGACTGTCAGCGGCTGCAGGCGGCCGGCTGA